GATCGCATCTTCCACATGAACAATGCACATCCAACTTCTTTAGGTAGGAATAATCTCTTTAGATTTAATATTTAGAATTTATGAACTTTAATATTTTCCTAAAAAAATAGGAAATTTGGACGATAGAAAATACGTTCATTACATACATACTTTTTGTTTTTCTGGCAAACTCATTGAAAGATGAGGACGCAAAGCTTCAGGTCTAAGGCGTATAAAGCTACGACGGCTGGGTTGCAGGATGTTTCCATATTCTTTGCAGCCCTTGATTCTTTAAGGGCTTTTTTTGTTAGAACACATAAAGGCATCCAATACATATCATAAGGAGGAAATTATGGATTTACAGAAAGTACAGCAGTTATTTCCAAGTGAGGATGGAGATCGCGGGCAGCAATTAAGGCTATTAGGTTATATTGAACAACTAATTGCCGGTATTGACAGCAAAAAAGATCCAAACAAAGCTACATTAGGTCCAATGCAAGAAAAAAGTGATGATTTCTACAAAGAAATCGTGGAGTCTGCGGCAGCTCCCGAATCAGGAATGGATATGGAGGAAATAGTCAAAAAACTAGTTGATCTATCAAACGGACATCCTTACCATACAAGAAATTTCGTAACGAATGTATTACCAATGGCAAGCATACCTGGGATTATTGGACTATTAACCACATCGATTCTAAATGGAAATAACTTATGGGATGTATATGGTCCGGCAGCTTCTGAAGCAGAGGTAAAAGTTATTTCCATGATGTCCAAGCTGGTTGGTTATGATTACAAAAAAAGCTGGGGTTATACAACTTGGGGTGGCCAGGGAGCTGTTTTCAGCGGTCTCCGTTTAGCAATTGCCAAGCAATTCCCGCATGCTAAAGAAGAAGGAATCCCTAATAACCTATACTGCTTTGCTTCTGAAAATGCTCACTACAGCTTGTTAAAATCTGTTGAAGCAACTGGAATTGGAAGCAACCATTTAATTCGTGTGAAAGCAGGCAATGACTTTGCGATGGATATGACAGATTTCAGAAGTAAACTGGAAGAAGTCATTCAAAAAGGCGGTATCCCTGTATATGTTGTCGCAACTACTGGAACAACAGATAGTTTCGGCATTGATGATGTAAAGCAAATCAAAGAAATTACAACAGAAATAGAGAAAAAGCATCAGTTAAAACCAATACATATTCATGCCGATTCTGCTTTAGGCGGTTTTTATTCCCTATTTTCAACCTATGATTTCACCCAAAATCCTCTTGGGTTTGAAAAAGAGGTTTTAGAGGGACTGCGTCATATTAATGAAAGAATGCAGCATATCTCCTTGGCAGACAGCTTATGCTTTGATTTCCAAAAGCTTGGTCAAACACCATATTTAACAAGCCTTTTCTTAATTAAAAATGGCGAAGATCTTGGTCTGCTTGATCTGGAAGAATTCGAAACACCTTATGTCGGTAATCGTGGGTATGGAAGCTACCATACAGGTTATACGTTAGAGTGTTCAAGAATGGGAAGTGCCATCGCAATATATGCTGCTTTATTGGCATTCGGCGTGGAAGGTTACCAGCAAATACTCGCAAATTATGTACGCGTAAA
This DNA window, taken from Niallia sp. Man26, encodes the following:
- a CDS encoding pyridoxal-dependent decarboxylase, with translation MDLQKVQQLFPSEDGDRGQQLRLLGYIEQLIAGIDSKKDPNKATLGPMQEKSDDFYKEIVESAAAPESGMDMEEIVKKLVDLSNGHPYHTRNFVTNVLPMASIPGIIGLLTTSILNGNNLWDVYGPAASEAEVKVISMMSKLVGYDYKKSWGYTTWGGQGAVFSGLRLAIAKQFPHAKEEGIPNNLYCFASENAHYSLLKSVEATGIGSNHLIRVKAGNDFAMDMTDFRSKLEEVIQKGGIPVYVVATTGTTDSFGIDDVKQIKEITTEIEKKHQLKPIHIHADSALGGFYSLFSTYDFTQNPLGFEKEVLEGLRHINERMQHISLADSLCFDFQKLGQTPYLTSLFLIKNGEDLGLLDLEEFETPYVGNRGYGSYHTGYTLECSRMGSAIAIYAALLAFGVEGYQQILANYVRVNLEFRKKLTARIPNMGITNYQNIGPITTFRLYQDTVHWDLEQNGQATTEQILHTNELNNELFEILGQQREDVFFGDTKKQCLVNASDSKERLPIYVAKLFSISPYTEVEHIDHFINAIENSIKKMEGLKIEVTI